In Anaerolineales bacterium, one DNA window encodes the following:
- a CDS encoding peptidylprolyl isomerase translates to MNKDTVQDGLVVSMDYTLTVDGEVLDTSDEAGPLQFLAGYGNIIPGLENEMMGMKIGDSKAVVVKPEDGYGEFDDEAFMDVPRSEFPIDMKLEEGLELHVTDEDGEHQAAYVASFDDKTVQLDFNHPLAGAELHFSVKVIALREPTEEELDHGHVHEDGHHH, encoded by the coding sequence ATGAATAAGGATACAGTGCAGGACGGCCTGGTTGTTTCGATGGACTATACATTAACCGTGGATGGAGAAGTACTTGATACATCGGACGAAGCAGGTCCTTTGCAGTTCCTGGCAGGTTATGGGAACATCATTCCCGGCCTGGAAAATGAAATGATGGGCATGAAGATCGGCGACAGCAAGGCTGTGGTCGTCAAACCCGAGGACGGCTACGGCGAATTCGACGATGAAGCCTTCATGGATGTGCCGCGCAGTGAATTCCCCATAGATATGAAACTGGAAGAAGGCTTGGAGTTACACGTCACCGATGAGGACGGCGAGCATCAGGCTGCCTACGTTGCCAGCTTTGACGACAAAACAGTCCAACTTGATTTCAACCATCCCCTGGCAGGCGCGGAATTGCATTTCTCGGTCAAAGTGATTGCCCTGCGTGAACCGACCGAGGAGGAACTTGACCACGGTCATGTTCATGAGGATGGGCATCACCATTAA
- a CDS encoding P1 family peptidase, whose amino-acid sequence MKKSRARDLGIPFEGDTGSYNAITDVKGVTVGYATVIQGKSARTGVTILHPRGNKNHTPVYAGVHSFNGNGEMTGAAWVEEGGLLEGPIGITNTHSVGIVRDAIIAWQVKNDAVYQRWSCPVVAETADAWLNDMNGFHVNEQHVLQALESAKSGAIKEGNIGGGTGMLCYEFKGGTGTASRKLPKKLGGWTVGALVQANFGRRYQLTIAGAPLGRHFKHDAPFTSGENPFRQDDGSLIVIIATDAPLLPHQLKRVAKRATIGMARTGSMGGNGSGDIFLAFSTANPQTAHGDKMGLSNIQTLSNDHIDPIFSSAAYTTEEAIINAMIAAEDMDGHQGVSIKALPHEELVNLLRKYKRV is encoded by the coding sequence ATGAAGAAATCACGCGCACGGGATCTGGGAATTCCATTCGAGGGAGATACAGGATCATATAATGCAATTACGGATGTCAAGGGGGTAACGGTTGGGTATGCCACTGTGATCCAGGGCAAGTCGGCACGGACAGGCGTGACAATCCTCCATCCGCGGGGAAACAAAAACCATACGCCAGTTTATGCGGGCGTACATTCATTTAATGGCAATGGTGAAATGACAGGTGCTGCATGGGTCGAGGAGGGCGGCCTGTTGGAAGGTCCGATCGGGATTACGAACACGCACAGCGTCGGCATTGTGCGTGATGCGATCATTGCCTGGCAGGTAAAAAATGATGCGGTATATCAAAGATGGTCCTGCCCTGTGGTGGCCGAAACCGCTGACGCCTGGCTGAATGACATGAACGGATTTCACGTCAACGAACAACATGTGTTGCAGGCGTTGGAATCTGCGAAGAGCGGCGCGATCAAGGAGGGCAATATCGGCGGCGGGACGGGGATGTTGTGTTATGAATTCAAGGGCGGCACAGGAACGGCTTCGCGCAAGCTGCCGAAAAAACTCGGCGGCTGGACAGTGGGCGCGCTGGTACAAGCCAATTTCGGCAGACGGTATCAATTGACGATCGCAGGCGCGCCGCTGGGTCGACATTTTAAACATGATGCGCCGTTCACAAGCGGAGAAAATCCGTTCAGGCAGGATGACGGTTCATTGATCGTCATCATCGCCACTGACGCGCCCCTGCTGCCCCATCAACTTAAACGGGTGGCAAAACGCGCCACGATCGGCATGGCGAGGACTGGGAGCATGGGCGGCAACGGCTCCGGGGATATTTTCCTCGCGTTCTCCACTGCCAATCCGCAAACGGCGCATGGCGATAAGATGGGATTATCGAACATTCAAACTTTGTCCAATGACCATATTGACCCGATCTTTTCCTCAGCGGCGTACACCACAGAAGAGGCGATCATCAATGCCATGATCGCGGCAGAGGACATGGACGGGCATCAGGGCGTCAGCATCAAGGCATTGCCGCACGAGGAGTTGGTGAACTTGTTGAGAAAATATAAAAGAGTGTGA
- a CDS encoding ATP-binding cassette domain-containing protein: MSNILEVKELVKKYGDVTAVKGISFDIQEGEIFSLLGPNGAGKTTTISMLSTLYAPTLGDAMISGHSVTKNPMAVRNAIGVVPQDIALYEDLTAKENLIFWGQMYGLSGKSLTARVDEVLEQIGLVDKAKDRVKTYSGGMKRRVNIGVGLLHKPKLLFMDEPTVGIDPQSRRAILDTVKDLNKQGMTVLYTTHYMEEAEELSDRVGIIDHGELIALGTQKELTRQVGQTETLVLHIGKNEDPDVLVSSLKSVDGILEANAINHEISVITPSAKDVLAPVVSTANERGIKIHSIDIREPNLEAVFLHLTGRALRD; this comes from the coding sequence ATGTCCAATATTCTCGAAGTTAAAGAGCTTGTGAAAAAATACGGGGATGTTACCGCTGTAAAAGGCATTTCATTTGACATCCAGGAAGGCGAGATCTTCAGCCTGCTGGGTCCGAATGGTGCGGGGAAGACGACCACCATCTCGATGCTCTCCACGCTGTATGCGCCCACGTTGGGTGATGCGATGATTTCAGGACATTCCGTCACCAAAAATCCGATGGCGGTGCGCAATGCCATTGGCGTTGTGCCACAGGATATTGCGCTCTACGAAGACCTGACCGCGAAGGAAAATCTCATCTTTTGGGGGCAGATGTACGGCTTGAGCGGCAAGTCGCTCACTGCGCGCGTGGATGAAGTGCTGGAACAGATCGGCTTGGTGGACAAAGCCAAAGACCGCGTGAAGACCTACTCAGGCGGGATGAAGCGCCGCGTCAACATTGGGGTGGGCTTGCTCCACAAACCCAAACTGCTCTTCATGGACGAACCCACCGTCGGCATCGACCCGCAATCCCGCCGCGCGATTTTGGACACGGTCAAAGACCTCAACAAGCAGGGCATGACCGTCCTCTACACCACGCATTACATGGAAGAAGCCGAAGAACTCTCCGACCGCGTGGGCATCATTGACCACGGCGAGTTGATCGCGCTCGGCACACAGAAGGAACTCACCAGGCAGGTCGGGCAGACCGAAACGCTGGTTCTACACATCGGCAAGAACGAAGATCCTGACGTCTTGGTGTCGTCCCTGAAAAGCGTGGACGGCATTCTGGAAGCCAACGCCATCAACCACGAGATTTCGGTCATCACGCCATCTGCAAAGGACGTGCTTGCGCCTGTCGTCTCCACAGCCAATGAGCGCGGGATAAAAATCCACTCCATTGACATCCGCGAGCCGAATTTGGAAGCGGTGTTCCTTCACTTAACGGGAAGGGCACTGAGAGATTAG